The segment CGAACAGGCGGGGCAGTTGGTGGCCTCGGTACGGAAGTCGCAGGCATCCTATGCCGATTTCCGTGCCGTGCGCATCACCACCGAGGATGTTGCTCTGGCCGACGGCCAAGTCGACAGGATCGACCGTAAGGTCTCCTTCGGTTTCGGCGTGCGTGCGCTGGTCGATGGCGCCTGGGGTTTCGCTGCGGCTCCCGGCTGCGATGAGACGTCCGCGCGCACCGTCCTGGAAGAAGCCATCGCCATCGCGCACGCCTCGGCTCTGTTGATGAAGGAACCCGTGACACTGGCGCCGGTGAAGGCGGTGCAGGCCGACTACAAGACACTGGTGATAACAGATCCGTTCGCCGTTGAGCTCAAGGAAAAAGTCGAGTTCTTGCGGCATCTCGATTCACTCCTCCGTGAAACCGAAGGGATCAATCAGACCGAGACGTTTCTGAGTTTCCGTCGCGAGGAGAAGTGGTTCTACTCTTCAGCGGGAGCGGTGATCACGCAAACGATCACGCACTCCGGCGGAGGATTGTCGGCGGCGGCGATGAAGTCACGTCGCGAGATCGGCGAGCGCTCATTCCCCACGTCCGGCGGGCAGCACCAGACCGGCGGATATGAGATCATCACCGCACTCAATCTGGAGGCGGGGTGCAAACCGACGGCGGAGGAGGCGGTCACGCTGTTGAGTGCGCCGGTGCTGCCGGAGCGAACGACGACGCTGCTCCTGTCTGGAGACCTGGTCTCGCTGCAAATTCACGAGTCGATCGGACACCCGTTGGAACTCGACCGCGTCTTTGGCTCGGAGCGGAACTTCTCAGGGACCAGCTTTGCGGCTCCTGGCCATCTGGGGACTCTTCCGTACGCCGCGGACTTTGTCACTGTGACCTCCGACCCTTCTGCTCCTGGCGGTCTGGGTACATATGGATACGATGATGAGGGTGTGCCCGCCGCGCCGGTGGTTTTGATCAAAGACGGAGTGCTCGTTGACTACCTCTCCTCGCGCGAGACGGCGGCGCGTTTGAATCGGCAATCGTCGGGCGCGATGCGGGCCGAATCGTGGTTCGATCTGCCCCTGGTGCGGATGACCAACATCAACTTGACCCCCGGCTCGGGCTCACTGGATTCCTTGATCGCCGATACCGAAGATGGCGTTTTGATTGCGACGCCGGCGGCTTGGTCGATCGATGACCGCCGTGAGAAGTTCCAACTGGGCGGCGAAATCGCCTGGGAGATCAAGAACGGTCAGCGGGGACAGATCTACAAGAACCCGGTCTACTCGGGGACTACCGTGGAATTCTGGCGCAGTTGCGATCGTATTTGTGGCCCGGAGGCGTACACGATCTGGGGAACCCCCAGTTGCGGCAAGGGACAGCCGGGACAGAACATGCGCACCGGCCAGGGTGCCTCCCCGGCCCGCTTCCGAAACGTCAAAGTGGGGCAGGCGGCGTGATTGACTTTCGTGACGTTGTCCTAACCTCTCCCTCCGGGAGAGGTCGCCCGCCGAAGGCGGGCGGGTGAGGGCCTGCACATGACAATGTGACGGCTCGTTTCCGAGTGACCATGAGCGTTCCGACTGACAAGGCATCGATCATCAAGCTCCTGGACGACACGCTGTCGCGTTCCCCCGGTGAACAGACCGAGTTGGTCTATATCGGACAGCGCGAAGCCACGACCCGGTTCGCCGAGGACGTCATCCATCAGAACATGGCCGCGGGCGATGCCCGGGTCATCGTGCGGCTGGTCAAGGATGGCCGGGTGGCGATTTCTTCGACCAACGATCTGACGTCTGCCGGTCTCGATCGGGCCATGAGCGATGCCCTCCAGATTGCCGCGTGGCTGGCGCCGGATGAGGGTTTTCCCGGTTTCGTGCAGTCGCCCGTTGCACCGGTTGTTGAGGCGTTCTTTCCGGCGACCGCGGATTGCTCCCCGGCGCAGCGGGCCGGTGCGGTAGCGGCCATTGTCTCTGCGGGTCGCAAGAGCGGGATACAATCATCCGGACTGTATCAAACCGGCACGGAGACCATCGCCGTGGCCAATTCCGCCGGCACGCGCCAGTTCTTTGCCGGGACGAAGGCCGAACTGTCGGTGTCGGCGTCGGACGATCCTCTCTTGGGGCAGGGATGGTCCACGGCCGCGCAACGGAATGTCGCGTTGATTGATGCCGAATCGATCGGACGGGTCGCCATCGACAAGGCAGTGCGCTCACGCAATCCCATTGCCATACCCGCCGGTGACTACACGGTGATTCTCGAGCCCGCGGCGGTCGGGCAACTGTTGCTCTTCCTCGGGTTCTTGGCATTCTCCGGTAAATCGTTTGCGCAGGGGCGTGGCGTGTTCTCCGGCAAACTCGGTGAGACAGTGACCGGGGCGAACATCACGATCCACGAGGACCCATTTCTGCCGGAGTATCCCGGCGTCCCATTCGACTACGAGGGGATTCCGAAACAGAAGGTGGTGTTGATCGAGAACGGCATCGCCAGAGGTGTTGTGCATGACACGCGCACGGCGAAGATGGCGGGGGGAACATCGACCGGGCATGCGCTTCCCGCCGACAATGCACGGGGACCGTACCCGAAGAACCTGACGCTGCTCCCCGGCACCGCGACGATGGAGGAGATGATCGCCTCGATGGCACGCGGGCTTCTGATCACGCATTTCTGGTACCTGAACTATCTGAATCCGATGAAGGCGCAGGTCTCCGGTTCGACGCGGGACGGGACATTCCTCATCGCGAACGGCGCCATCATGGGCCCCGTGAAGAATCTCCGTGCCACCCCGGCGATCCTCGAAGCGTTCGCGCGCGCCGAGCAGATCGGACGGGAGCGCGTGTTCTATCCCCAGTATTCGGCGATGATGTTTGTCCCGGCGATGAAGATTGCCGGGTTCCCATTTGTTGAAGACACCGAGTGACGGCCACGGGAGCAGCGGCGATGGACAGACGCGAATTTCTGATTCTGGGCGGCACCTTCGTGGCCGGGACTTGTCTTTTCAGTCCCTTGGGCTCGATACCGGGGCGCGCGACCGTTCCGCCTGCTTCTGACTTTGGCAACCCGCCCACGTGGTGGCTCAAGGGGTCCCCGTATTCGGGATGCGCCCGTCCTCTGGGATGCGCCGATGTTCTGGCCGTGTGGAACCGGGCGCGTTGTGTAGAGTTCCCTTGATCTCCCTATCGCAGGTAGGGGCGAGGCGCTGTTTATCCGCCTCTGGCGGGCCTCGCCCTCGGGCGACCCGCGCCAGAGGCGCGCAAGCACCGGGTCGCCCCTGTGCTGGTCCGCCTCTGTCGGGTTCCTGAGTCCCCGAAAGAGGGAAACGATGTCGACGAGAATGACCGTCGCTCAATGGCGGCAGCGACTCCGGGAATGTCTGGCGCCGGTCGCGGGTTACCTGGCACCGTTCGAGGCCGACCGCCTGTTGGGTGAGGTTGTCAGTGCAGGTCCGACCGAATTGACGGTGCGCCGCCAGGAGTTGATCTCCGAAGCCGATGAGCATCGTTTGCAGTATCTTGCGACAGACCGCCTGACCGGCCGGCCGCTGTCGTACGTGCTCGGACATGTGGAGTTTTGCGGCTTGGACTTCCTCTGTGATGAACGTGCACTGATCCCGCGTCCCGAAACCGAGGGATTGGCAGAGGTTGCATTGAAGACCCTCCCGCCGCTCCGGGAGGGCGTACAACTTCTCGCCATCGACGTCGGCACCGGCTCGGGGAACATCGCCCTGGCCTTGGCTCACCACCGCCCCGATCTGGTGGTCGTTGCCACTGACATCTCCGCCGCCGCATTGGCACTGGCCGGGGAGAACCGTGCCCGGGTCGGACTCACTGAACGCGTGCACTTTGTGAGAGGCGACACCTTGTCGATGTTTGCCCCCGGCATTGCCGACATCATCGTGAGCAATCCCCCGTATGTCATTCCGGGCGACCCGAATCTCGATCCATCAGTGTCGGCCCATGAGCCGGCCGCCGCGCTGTACAGCGGCCCGACCGGCGTCGAGTTCATCGCCGGGTTGCTCACACAATCGGCTGATGTCCTCCGTCCTGGCGGCTTCCTGGTCTGTGAGATTGGCTACGACCAAGGGTCGTCCGTACGGAAGTTGGTGGGTCGTGATCCACGCTGGGGGCCGCCGTCATTGCACCGGGATCTGGCGGGAATTGAGCGGGTTGCGGTGGCTCAAAGGCTCTAACGGTGGCAATTTGTGTTCGGACCCCGTTGATCGTATCGTGAGATTCACTTGATTAGGGCCGGTCGGGGCCGTTGGCTCGGCCGTCCCGTATGCTCGATCACTGGCTGTGACCGACGCTCCGGGTCGAAGGGGATTCGCAACATGAAGATGAAGGCGATAGTGAAGACCCGTCCGGCCGAGGGCGCGGAACTCCTCGACGTTGACATCCCCAAAATCGCCCCGGATCAGGTCCTCCTCAAGGTCAAGGCGACCTCCATCTGCGGCACCGACGTCCACATTTATCAATGGGAGCGTTGGGCGCAGAGCCGGATCGGCGCGGCGCGACTGCCGCAGATTCTGGGACACGAGGTCGCCGGTGAAGTAGTCGAAGTCGGTGCCCAGGTTCGTTCGCTCAAACGCGGCGACCTGATCTCGGTCGAGACCCACATCCCCTGCGGCCATTGCCGTCAATGTCTCAGCGGCCAGATGCACATTTGCCAGAATCTGAAGATCTTCGGCGTCGACCGCGATGGGTGTTTCGCCGAGTATGTTGCCGTTCCGGAAGTCGTGGCCTGGAAGAACGACCCCTCTCTCCCGCCGGAGATCGCTTCGGTTCAGGAGCCGCTGGGCAACGCCGTCTATTGCACCTTGGTCGAGCCGGTCAGCGGGAAGACCGTCCTGATCTTCGGCGATGGGCCGATCGCGCTGTTCGCGGTCGGCGTGGCGAAGGCGAGCGGCGCCTCTCAGATTGTCCTGGCAGGGATGGAACCGGCCCGTCTCGAGATCGCCCGACGCATGGGAGCCGACGCGACGATCAATGTCCTGCAGCGGGACACTGTGCAAGCCATCCGCGAGGAAACAGAGGGTGTCGGGATGGACGTGGTCCTGGAGATGGCCGGGGCACAGAAGGCGATCGAGCAGGCCTTCAAATGTGTCCGCAAAGGTGGGCGCGTCTCGGCGTTCGGTATACCCTCCGGACCCGTGGAATTGGACTGGAACAATGCCCTGGTGTTTCGCGGCGTGACCGTCTATGGCATCAACGGGCGCCTGATGTTCGACACTTGGGTCACCGTGCGCAACCTGCTCACGTCGGGGCGGCTCGATATCACTCCGGTGATCACGCACACGTTGCCGTTGGCCGAGTTTGCGAAGGGGTTTGATTTGATGATGACCTCACCTAAACAATCGGGCAAGGTCGTGCTGTTTCCGTGAAGTCTCCTGCCGGTCCCCGTGCGATACGAATCGACCGACGAAGGAGCGCCGATGACTGCAGTCCAGTGGGCGCAGAGCCCCTCACCCCGACCCTCTCCCGAAGGGAGAGGGGGAG is part of the Candidatus Zixiibacteriota bacterium genome and harbors:
- a CDS encoding TldD/PmbA family protein, producing the protein MPDLKDIEQAGQLVASVRKSQASYADFRAVRITTEDVALADGQVDRIDRKVSFGFGVRALVDGAWGFAAAPGCDETSARTVLEEAIAIAHASALLMKEPVTLAPVKAVQADYKTLVITDPFAVELKEKVEFLRHLDSLLRETEGINQTETFLSFRREEKWFYSSAGAVITQTITHSGGGLSAAAMKSRREIGERSFPTSGGQHQTGGYEIITALNLEAGCKPTAEEAVTLLSAPVLPERTTTLLLSGDLVSLQIHESIGHPLELDRVFGSERNFSGTSFAAPGHLGTLPYAADFVTVTSDPSAPGGLGTYGYDDEGVPAAPVVLIKDGVLVDYLSSRETAARLNRQSSGAMRAESWFDLPLVRMTNINLTPGSGSLDSLIADTEDGVLIATPAAWSIDDRREKFQLGGEIAWEIKNGQRGQIYKNPVYSGTTVEFWRSCDRICGPEAYTIWGTPSCGKGQPGQNMRTGQGASPARFRNVKVGQAA
- a CDS encoding TldD/PmbA family protein; its protein translation is MSVPTDKASIIKLLDDTLSRSPGEQTELVYIGQREATTRFAEDVIHQNMAAGDARVIVRLVKDGRVAISSTNDLTSAGLDRAMSDALQIAAWLAPDEGFPGFVQSPVAPVVEAFFPATADCSPAQRAGAVAAIVSAGRKSGIQSSGLYQTGTETIAVANSAGTRQFFAGTKAELSVSASDDPLLGQGWSTAAQRNVALIDAESIGRVAIDKAVRSRNPIAIPAGDYTVILEPAAVGQLLLFLGFLAFSGKSFAQGRGVFSGKLGETVTGANITIHEDPFLPEYPGVPFDYEGIPKQKVVLIENGIARGVVHDTRTAKMAGGTSTGHALPADNARGPYPKNLTLLPGTATMEEMIASMARGLLITHFWYLNYLNPMKAQVSGSTRDGTFLIANGAIMGPVKNLRATPAILEAFARAEQIGRERVFYPQYSAMMFVPAMKIAGFPFVEDTE
- the prmC gene encoding peptide chain release factor N(5)-glutamine methyltransferase, with amino-acid sequence MSTRMTVAQWRQRLRECLAPVAGYLAPFEADRLLGEVVSAGPTELTVRRQELISEADEHRLQYLATDRLTGRPLSYVLGHVEFCGLDFLCDERALIPRPETEGLAEVALKTLPPLREGVQLLAIDVGTGSGNIALALAHHRPDLVVVATDISAAALALAGENRARVGLTERVHFVRGDTLSMFAPGIADIIVSNPPYVIPGDPNLDPSVSAHEPAAALYSGPTGVEFIAGLLTQSADVLRPGGFLVCEIGYDQGSSVRKLVGRDPRWGPPSLHRDLAGIERVAVAQRL
- the tdh gene encoding L-threonine 3-dehydrogenase, coding for MKMKAIVKTRPAEGAELLDVDIPKIAPDQVLLKVKATSICGTDVHIYQWERWAQSRIGAARLPQILGHEVAGEVVEVGAQVRSLKRGDLISVETHIPCGHCRQCLSGQMHICQNLKIFGVDRDGCFAEYVAVPEVVAWKNDPSLPPEIASVQEPLGNAVYCTLVEPVSGKTVLIFGDGPIALFAVGVAKASGASQIVLAGMEPARLEIARRMGADATINVLQRDTVQAIREETEGVGMDVVLEMAGAQKAIEQAFKCVRKGGRVSAFGIPSGPVELDWNNALVFRGVTVYGINGRLMFDTWVTVRNLLTSGRLDITPVITHTLPLAEFAKGFDLMMTSPKQSGKVVLFP